AATCATAGCAATTATGACCCAGCCCAAACCAACAAAAATCCTTTGCCAAACTTTAAACAACCCTAAGTACAAGAAATGATCCATGTACTATAACAGTTTCAGGTTGAGAAATTAACGAGGTCAGCCTATTTCACACCAAGTGAAGGTTACAATAGATGCTAAGAcagaatgaaaatgaattcaTCAATGGACATAAAGAAAGCTCTAACAGTGATCAATCCAACAttgaaaatttccaaatttccaGATGTCaagttgaaaaattttaaaagcacCAAGATAATTGGTAACAATCGCAAAATCATTAATCATAATATGTTTTTAGTGACTTTTTAAAGTCCAGGTCTTCTAATAAATATATTtggattttctcaaaataataggaataatttcataattagaAAAGAAATTGGTGGCAATTACAAATACAATCCTAGgttaatttaaaacaaatgagaTTATCAGAGAAGAGAATGCATATGAGATATAGTAAACTTACCAATCATCTGACTTAATATCGCATATCATCTTCAGCTTTTGATACAATCTCCATCAATTTTGATATATGGAATATGGGCAATTTTGGGCCGCATTGTGCCGCTTACATTTGCACATACTTCCTTTAATTTGGGGCACTGACGAATCTCTAGAACTTGTAGTCTGGTAAGGCGTTGCATGGCTTGTGCTGTGGGCAGATACATTAAGTTTTTACATTGTCTAAGATACAGCCATTGAAGAGAAGAAAGGTTTCCCAAAAATTCAGGCAAAGCTTTCATTCTATCAAATTTCCATATTCTCAGATTTTTAAGGGCAATGAAGCATTGAATTCCGTCTGGGAGAGAGTTGAGTTTAGCCCACCCAATTACAGAGAGACTCAAGGGATGAGTGTTGGATGGAAGTGAAACTAAGCTCTTCACAAAATTCACCAATCTCCAAAGATTTCAAACAGGTGAGGGAATCTAATAACCCCACTGGCAGTTGCATCAACTTTCGGCAATTGCGAATCTGTAATTCAGTAAGAGAATACAATTCTCGTAGATCTAAAATTGATGATAGATTAGGATAATTCCTTTAGCAACTTCTCAAGGGAAAGGAAAGAAGTGCAGGTGGCCCATACATCCTGACATCGTGAAGACATGAGATTCCTATTATTTTGCAATGACTGTTCTGGCAAAGAAGTGGGTTCCAAAATACTGGATATGTTGACGCACACGGGTGTAGTAAGCTTGCTGCAAATTCTTTTGAATGCCGTACTCCTGGTCTTGGAAATGTGTAATTTCTTAAGAGAAGGAAAATGACATGGAGCTTCTTCCAGTTCCTTACAGTCGTCAATGATCAACTCCTCAAGTAAAGGAAACACTTTATTTGCTGTTGTAAGATCATTTGCATCCGTCCACACCTCTAGAATATCCATCTTCTGCAATTGGAGTCTTCTCAATGCTGGAAACAATGTATCTTTGTAACTGCCATCACTGTAAAACTCGGTTCCCATACGTTTTACATTAGTCATTCCTTTTATATCAAGAAACTTAAGACAGGGTAAATGCCCAAGAGTTGGAACTTCTTTACATTTAGCGCAGTCCCTTAAATTGATCTCCATCAAACAAGTAAATTGCAACAAACGAACCGTAGTATCACCACTTGTCAACATCCATGATGGGAATTTCTCTCCTTTGTAGTGTTGGATTGTTaagcttttcaaattttggtGAGGCTGGAGGCCTTCCAACACCTCTTCATCATTATTGCAATGGTCTTCTGTATGAGAACTAACCCAATGAAATCCCAACTTGtatattttacccttttttgCCAAATTTGCACTTCTGGCTTCTTCCTTATCTCTCACATACTCTAGATTGTAGACATCTAATTCTCCTTTGAGTTCATTTGCATGTTCCAATTCTACAATTTGACAACCTTCGTCTAGATCTACAACAAAGAATGGCAATGTTTGAAGATTAGTCAACCGCCCTATATCTTTAGGTGTTCGCTTGATGCACTCATGATCAATATAAATATGCCTCAACATAATCATGTCACATAGATTATCTGGAAGCTTTTCAAGACTAGGGCAAGATTCAATTCTTAAAGTCTGCAAATTCGAAAGCTTAGTGAAGGACTTTGGTAATGACTGAATTTCAGTGTGTGATATGTGAAGAAGCCTCATGTGTATTAATTGGCCTACTGATTCTGGCAACTCTATTCTCCTCATCCCACATAATTTTAGAACTCGTAAGCACCTAAAATTTGATAATACACCGCCAACCGCAACATTTTCTGAAACAAAGGTGCGCAATTTTCCGAAAATGGATTTTGTAACTGGaaattttggttctttttgGCCATCAGATCTGATGAATAAATGTCGTACAAGTTTGATATCACCCATCAAATCCCCCTCCAAAAACAGATTCtcagattttgaaattgagaTTGCAAAATCATGCACCAAATCATGCATCTTGCAGCTGATAATATTACCATACACATCCTTTCTAGCATCTTGAAAAAAGGAATTTACCAACAACATACGAAAATACATGTTACCAATATCCTCCATCACCATACAATTTCCTTTAGATGGTTCAAGGAATCCTTCGGCCATCCAATGCTGTATTAGCTCGTCTTTTTCCAATTCataatttttagggaaaatCGCACAATATGCAAAACATTGTTTTAAAGATGGTGTTGGAAGATAGTCAAAGCTTAACTTTAATATTTGAAGAACTCCATTATTATCATCATCCATTAAATCccaaattttatcattttgaatTGACAACCACTTACTCTTATCATCTATAAAGCACATTGTTCCTCCTAATACTCTTGCAGCTAATGGAACCCCTTGACATTTTTTAGCAATCTCTCTTCCAATAGCCTCCAACTCTGAACTTCGCGGAATGCTTTCATTAGCAAATGCTCTTTTTGCAAATATGGACCAACATTCatcttttgataatttttccaAGTAAATCCGAGGAAGTGTCTCCATGGTTTTTGCAACGTTGTCGCTACAAGTTGTTACAATTACATTATTTCCAGTAGTTGAAATCACTTCTAACAAGACACTCTTTAAACTATCCCATTCCTTACAATCATCAAACCACACATCATCAAGTACGAGAAGAAAGGATTTGTTCcgcaattttttttgaagtttttctttaagtatATTGAAGCTGTCATTTAACAAAATCAAGTCTTCACCAAGAGATTTAAGAATCTCACTTAAGACCCTCTCAgcattgaaatttttagtgacaTGTACCCATGCTAGTACATCAAAATGGTTCCTTATCACTTCATGGTTATAAACTAATGTTGCTGAAGTTGTCTTTCCAAAGCCTCCCATACCCACGATCGGAAGAACAGAGATACGTTGATTGCTTAGTTTGCTTGTGCTAGTCAGTTTGTTGACTATATTTGAGACATCATATCCCCTTCCGACAATTTCTGAATCGTTGAGTAAGGAGTCTATCTCCCAATACCGTCTAGAATAAGAGATTTTATTCGTAGACCCCACTCCAAGAACATCCTTAATTTTCTCCAATGATACGTTGATTTTCATGAATTTCTTTGTCATACCGAGTAATATCGGTGAAGAGAAGCTGCGTACCTTTTTCTTCATTTGGCTTCGAGGTTGTCCCTTTTGCTGAAGAATCTTCTTGCAAAATTCATCTAGCACATCATCAGTATCATAAGCTACGTCTTTAAGCGCCATTAACCATTTCCTCACAGACTCGCTACCGCCTTTCCATTTCTCAGCATCCGCTAGCGCAACTTGAATTTTCGTTACTGAGAGGAGAAGCTTTATTAGCTCCTTACGAAAACCGCACTTAGAACCGACATGCTTAGTTGCAAGTCGTCCCAACTTAGCTTGAAGTCCCTCCAAAAATAAACTGAAGTCAATTTCAGCCATATATTCTTCTTTACTCTGCACAAGAGAAATTAGTATGATAAGTTTTGCAAGGCATGAGAGAATGATTCTGTAAGAAATAATCAAACTATATATAGAGTTGGGTCTAGATAAACACCTTGGTAGTTGTTGACAATGAAGTTGGAAAGATTTTGCTTTCCTTTTCATCGCTTGAAGATGATGCAGTTTTAAGAACCTTGGTAGTTGTTGACAATGAAGTTGGAAagatttttctttccttttcatcgCTTGAAGATGATGCAGTTTTAAGTGTTTTGTTAGGCCTTCCGACTGCTACACAAGCTTCTGCTCGAACATTTATAGGCACTTTCATACATATATCAATAGCATGACCTTTTACTCCTGCCAAGTGTGATTTAATTCTTGAAGCACCCCCAGCAAAATCACGTTCGCAGAATACACACTTGAATCGACCATTTAGTTCCATAGCATACTCCCAAAAACGATCTCTCTTTCTTcccatattttcttttttccttacaaacaaatatatatataatatcaaaatcaaatctaGTTTAGTAAAGAACTGTTTCTACCTCCTCCGGCTCCtgacttttgttttgctaaTAAGACTCTTTTAGcgttggaaaaaaataaaacataaagaaGAAATACATGTTAGAGTGTACATACTTTGATAGCTTGCAGATATGCAGTCTAGTGGACGTCCTCAAGAGCTGAGAGAAATAGCCCGACAAGAATATCACAATAAGAAAACTGGAAAGCAGAAATAAGTGTGCGTTTGTATTCCAAAAATCTCCAGATACAGGAATTGTTTAGCCCAATTGTTGCTCAGGTGGTCTTCAAAAGGACTTTTGCACAAACAACGCCTTCTCACCTGGATTCTCTCACCCTTGAAGATCTAAGAGAACCTTTTGTGCTTCCAGTAATTGATGACACAGTGTGCGTTTGGATTCCGAGAAATAGCCCGGCAAGACTAACACAAcgggaaaactgaaaagcagAAATAAGTGGGCGTTTGGATTCCGAGAAATAGCCCGGCAAGAATAACACAACGAGAAAACTGGAAAGCAGAAATAAGTGTGCGTTTAGATTCCAAATATCTCCAGATACAGGAATTGTTTAGCCCAATTGTTGCTCAGGCGGTTTTCAAAAGGACTTTTGCACAAACAATACCTTCTCACCCTTGAAGATCTAAGATAACCTTTTGTGCTCCCAGTCAgggcggcttgatgcatttggaggcctaaggcgaaaattgatcatcttaatttagatacaaaattactactaattaacatgaactacatagaatttttttttttttagaatatttaagacagaaaaaatttgacaaaatttttcatacttgttgatgtggtagattgataGTAGTAAGTAAAACAGTGGTGTTAGTAATAGATTTagataaaaactagtaaaagtttgctaattaaactcttattattattctttttttttagaagtgcaacattcacaatattttttacaacaaatcctagattttaaactgctttttgtttttatttgaaaatatcactataattatttttttgccatcaataataggctgtaacaacctgctacttagtattaattgtaaaagtattgtgaaaaatatcgtGGACGACATtacatttttctctattttttaatttgtttttcatctagtaaaaaaaattattttatttattgattataaataatcctattggttaaaatttgggggccttttttttacttgggccTTAGACGGCTGCATTTTTTGCTCCACCATAGAGCCGGCCCTGCTCCCAGTAGTTAATCACACAGACCTAGACTTGTCCCAGGGAAACAGGGTTCCTGGCTGGTTGTTACATTTCTGTTTACGGTCCCACCGTCCTATTCCagttatttttacttttatttatattattttcaacaaaagaCTTTTTAGTTTTAGCTCAATAAACAGATTTCAAACATATTTTAAGAAACTGTTTGAATacagtttattttgttgaaaattaaaaataaattttaaatatataaatagtaaagtaaaacttatttttgatattttttttaaataaaatgattgtGGATCTCGTcaatatgtgaatagtgctcAATAGTACATGAAACACGTGTAGAAACAATTGGAATAAACAAtgaaatgtgtgaatagtatttaACAGTGCATAAACAATACTCAATAGTGCACTTTGTCGGGAGAAAGTTTGAAAcgtgtgaagaaaaaaaaaaaacaaaacaaaacaaaatgcaaaTGCGGAAGGAAATGCTGAATCTAAACGCTATCTAAAGGTCTGTCTAAATacagtttattttgttgaaaattaaaaatacaataataaaataatttttaaatatatgaatagtaccgtaagacctatttttaattttttttcccaataaagTTAATGTGAGTCCTATAAACAATATGTAAATAGTATATTAATCGTGTGTGAACAGTATTTAACAGATACGGTAAACGTGCTACCAAACAGCcactaaataatattaaaaataatttaattatagtatctttcttttttaaaaaaaaaattaaaaatgttaacTCTACAGtacttattaaaattttcataacgTGGATCCTTCGTAATATCAGCTGTAGTATCtttctattaaaataaataattttatcatatccatttcaaatataaaaaatgcgTTTATCGAGACTCTTAATATTGGAAGTTGGAACGACCTAACAAACTGGCCCACCAATTAGGTCTATTCGCCGAGTGGTTACCGAgcactttctttattttcttggaATGGACGCTCCACTTGCAGAAAAAGATGACTTTAATATGGAGTATCATTCAtgacgaaaaaaaaaagttattctgGCACAAATTATAAGATCCTCCGGAAGGACCACTTATTTATTGGCCGGCAGGAGCAGACCACATCGGTGGTCCCCCGAGGAACCAATTATTTTTCCGGAAATTGGTACAATATGTGCTCCA
The Quercus lobata isolate SW786 chromosome 10, ValleyOak3.0 Primary Assembly, whole genome shotgun sequence DNA segment above includes these coding regions:
- the LOC115965133 gene encoding putative disease resistance protein RGA3, with the translated sequence MGRKRDRFWEYAMELNGRFKCVFCERDFAGGASRIKSHLAGVKGHAIDICMKVPINVRAEACVAVGRPNKTLKTASSSSDEKERKIFPTSLSTTTKSKEEYMAEIDFSLFLEGLQAKLGRLATKHVGSKCGFRKELIKLLLSVTKIQVALADAEKWKGGSESVRKWLMALKDVAYDTDDVLDEFCKKILQQKGQPRSQMKKKVRSFSSPILLGMTKKFMKINVSLEKIKDVLGVGSTNKISYSRRYWEIDSLLNDSEIVGRGYDVSNIVNKLTSTSKLSNQRISVLPIVGMGGFGKTTSATLVYNHEVIRNHFDVLAWVHVTKNFNAERVLSEILKSLGEDLILLNDSFNILKEKLQKKLRNKSFLLVLDDVWFDDCKEWDSLKSVLLEVISTTGNNVIVTTCSDNVAKTMETLPRIYLEKLSKDECWSIFAKRAFANESIPRSSELEAIGREIAKKCQGVPLAARVLGGTMCFIDDKSKWLSIQNDKIWDLMDDDNNGVLQILKLSFDYLPTPSLKQCFAYCAIFPKNYELEKDELIQHWMAEGFLEPSKGNCMVMEDIGNMYFRMLLVNSFFQDARKDVYGNIISCKMHDLVHDFAISISKSENLFLEGDLMGDIKLVRHLFIRSDGQKEPKFPVTKSIFGKLRTFVSENVAVGGVLSNFRCLRVLKLCGMRRIELPESVGQLIHMRLLHISHTEIQSLPKSFTKLSNLQTLRIESCPSLEKLPDNLCDMIMLRHIYIDHECIKRTPKDIGRLTNLQTLPFFVVDLDEGCQIVELEHANELKGELDVYNLEYVRDKEEARSANLAKKGKIYKLGFHWVSSHTEDHCNNDEEVLEGLQPHQNLKSLTIQHYKGEKFPSWMLTSGDTTVRLLQFTCLMEINLRDCAKCKEVPTLGHLPCLKFLDIKGMTNVKRMGTEFYSDGSYKDTLFPALRRLQLQKMDILEVWTDANDLTTANKVFPLLEELIIDDCKELEEAPCHFPSLKKLHISKTRSTAFKRICSKLTTPVCVNISSILEPTSLPEQSLQNNRNLMSSRYSQLPKVDATASGVIRFPHLFEIFGDW